The Nodosilinea sp. FACHB-141 genome has a segment encoding these proteins:
- a CDS encoding DUF2834 domain-containing protein, protein MSGTLIRQAIYAALTLIGFIWTNYYLVQFTIATKGEFTATNLINFDLSAFIEQVWANPASSFVAVDLTIALLLVITFIWSEGRRLKLRLWSIYIVLMFAISFAFGFALFMFVRERKLAETASNLTA, encoded by the coding sequence ATGTCCGGAACTCTCATTCGTCAAGCTATTTATGCCGCACTGACCCTGATCGGCTTTATCTGGACGAACTACTACCTGGTCCAGTTCACCATTGCCACTAAGGGTGAGTTTACCGCCACCAACCTGATAAATTTTGACCTGTCTGCCTTTATCGAGCAGGTTTGGGCTAACCCGGCCTCTAGCTTTGTCGCTGTAGATCTCACCATTGCGCTGTTGCTGGTAATCACGTTTATCTGGTCAGAGGGGCGGCGGCTGAAACTCAGGCTCTGGAGCATTTACATTGTCCTGATGTTTGCGATCTCCTTTGCCTTTGGCTTTGCTTTATTTATGTTTGTGCGTGAGCGCAAGCTGGCCGAAACTGCGTCTAACCTCACAGCTTGA
- a CDS encoding CHAT domain-containing protein, whose protein sequence is MRSLLLPALLWATLTVPAWAQSIIPAADGTGTLVMPDGSTYQITGGTLSGDGANLFHSFEQFGLTATEVANFLADPTVQNILGRVVGGNASVINGLLQVSGSSANLYLLNPAGILFGPNSALNLDGSFAATTASGVGFEENWLQAMGDTNYAALTGNPTAFAFGNEPGALINLSNLAVNPGEVITLASGSVINLGTLTAPGGQIIVLAVPGENRVSIRPEGAILSLELATLPEEALPTAPLPFSPLDIPSLLRAGGPEVATGIITNPDGTVSLTGSATTLPTSPGTALVSGTLDVAGETGGEVQVLGDRIAVTAATIDASGTQGGGTVLVGGDYQGSGTTPTSDRTYVDATSTLTADALATGDGGEVIVWADQGTQFDGTITAHGGAAAGDGGLVEVSGRDTLAFKGTVDVSTAQGEWGTLLLDPTNITISAAVSSPGVEDPGGLPDILATDLPGDVTINATLLQNQTGNIILEATDNITIDNGLSLNFVPGGSITFTADTNIDGVGDFTMDQTQAINAQGTAGADGRDVTITAVNITTGAVNTTSAGGTAGNVDLTATNSGGISAGNIVAGSVFAISNGATPFNFGDISATNSILLGKPTGSLIIGNLSATTGNIGVGTTGGGGINVDIGNATAGTSINLDAGIGGTITTGDLSAGTQVNASTGVGGNLTTGAISSGPGVSGLSINLEADEIDFLGGVGTIRAPGQLLIQTADLSQAIAVGGAADSGAGTLDLTATDLAAFANGFSSITIGRPDNAGDINLAGDVTFSDPTTLQTLGSIDTTGTMLNGVDDASLNLLAGSGVDIGEINTVGRSIVIEGDRIGNSEGSVTVGQPITTGGGDITITGASTGFTIFSTGRAIFIDSQGAINSQGGNISLTGTTTTAAEGIISFAPITSGGGDIVLTGSSFGGGDGVNLSFLTNSVDSGGGDITITGTGLNTGITISSGVTVAAGTGNVTLNANDLWLEGLISGSGSLQIQLLTPSFPITLGGTGDPIRTTFLNQNEINQIGNGFSNRTIGQVGNTGPITLESFTLSSPLTIVGGVLTGPGQDTAFTTAPDSSLEVGGFGATLRLLNPTEIRGGSGVANTVLGGDGDDTFTVIGDGTAQVGNITFSNISAFDGGAGSDTLAGTGANDYFVVNSSNGGYTLNSSFLQDINFTNVEAIAAGGGAQDVVELVSVPLDLAVSGDTLFVTSQGSVTINANVTTPGDLIVSASAGDVAQTGGQVTVGGSTSLDAPGNITLDGSNDFNAVTVTSGQNVTLRDRNSLQLNELVFSGGLQVTAGGNLAATTNLQPGSSTSPMGLFATDSSLFAADSSILATDSLAGISLTSGGSLTTANIVTFGGPIALQAGGAITSGNLDSSGSNGGAVRLQAGDSIQVNSINAQGTTSGGTITALTPSTFRVVGSFTDQNAVTASLSTVGGSQGGEILLGYGASTFILGDPSFNGTLAAITTGDVTLLPDVANPILGSRIFGRGLPGQIQFISFGDIPVEIEPPPDEIDPVPDPQRDLETIEENAPVFLTSAGDVLGQEQLSEAEDSASGDFAGYFGDLIKSPRSVNLQQARATLRDIAAQTGEMPAFMYVRLNRDAKPGEGGVELLLITAEGEPSQVRVLNTTAEEVLKTQEQLRRQLTNPSLTNNTAYLTAAQQLYGWLIAPIEAELKAVGVTNIGFVMDAGLRTLPLAALHNGERFLIEDYSLGLIPSLGLIDPTYVDLNRQNSTLLVSGASQFINQPPLLAAEVEMQTLQSLWPSTKVAETRFTVSNLQRDRRQAQIIHMATHAQFLRGAPNNSYLQFFDSRLRLNQVPELGWFDPQVELVTLSACQTAIGNADAELGFAGFALLAGAKSALASLWKVNDEATAGLMITFYQSLDQEAIKAEALREAQLAMVRGQVYTENGQLIWPSGSLALPPDLVIDGRQDLSHPFYWAAFTMVGSPW, encoded by the coding sequence ATGCGCTCTCTGCTTCTTCCCGCCCTGCTCTGGGCCACGCTCACCGTCCCCGCCTGGGCCCAGTCGATCATCCCTGCCGCCGATGGCACCGGCACCCTGGTCATGCCCGACGGCTCCACCTACCAAATTACCGGCGGCACTCTGTCGGGGGATGGAGCTAACCTGTTCCACAGTTTTGAGCAGTTTGGCCTCACCGCCACCGAGGTAGCCAACTTTTTGGCCGACCCCACGGTGCAAAACATTTTGGGCCGAGTAGTGGGGGGCAATGCCTCGGTAATTAATGGCCTGCTACAGGTCAGCGGCAGTAGCGCCAACCTCTACCTGCTCAACCCGGCGGGTATTTTGTTTGGCCCCAATTCAGCGCTGAATCTGGATGGCTCGTTTGCCGCCACTACCGCCAGCGGCGTAGGGTTTGAGGAAAACTGGCTGCAGGCCATGGGCGACACCAACTATGCCGCCCTCACTGGCAACCCCACGGCCTTTGCCTTTGGCAACGAGCCCGGTGCCCTGATTAACCTGAGCAACCTGGCGGTGAACCCAGGGGAGGTGATCACCCTAGCCAGCGGCTCTGTGATTAACCTGGGCACCCTCACCGCCCCTGGTGGGCAAATCATTGTTTTGGCCGTACCGGGGGAAAACCGGGTCAGCATTCGCCCGGAAGGGGCTATTCTCAGCCTGGAGCTGGCTACCCTGCCAGAAGAGGCGCTACCCACCGCGCCCCTGCCCTTTTCGCCGCTGGATATTCCCTCGCTGCTGCGGGCGGGTGGGCCGGAGGTAGCCACAGGCATTATCACCAACCCCGACGGCACCGTTAGCCTAACGGGCTCAGCGACGACGTTGCCCACGTCTCCCGGCACGGCCCTGGTATCGGGAACATTAGACGTGGCGGGGGAAACGGGCGGTGAAGTGCAGGTTTTGGGCGATCGCATCGCCGTCACCGCCGCCACTATCGATGCTTCGGGTACCCAGGGCGGCGGCACGGTGCTGGTAGGGGGCGACTACCAGGGGAGTGGCACGACTCCGACCAGCGATCGCACCTACGTCGATGCCACTTCCACCCTCACGGCCGATGCCTTAGCAACCGGCGACGGCGGCGAGGTGATTGTTTGGGCCGACCAGGGCACCCAGTTCGACGGCACCATTACCGCACACGGCGGGGCAGCGGCGGGCGATGGCGGCCTTGTGGAAGTGTCTGGGCGCGACACTCTGGCCTTTAAAGGCACGGTGGATGTCAGCACCGCCCAGGGTGAGTGGGGCACCCTGCTGCTCGACCCCACCAACATCACCATTAGTGCCGCCGTCAGCAGCCCTGGAGTTGAAGATCCTGGCGGTCTGCCCGATATTCTGGCGACAGATTTACCCGGGGACGTGACGATCAACGCCACCCTCCTACAAAACCAGACAGGCAACATCATTTTAGAAGCCACCGACAACATCACCATCGACAATGGCCTGTCGCTAAACTTTGTGCCCGGTGGCTCGATCACCTTTACCGCTGATACCAATATTGACGGAGTAGGCGATTTCACGATGGATCAGACCCAAGCTATCAATGCCCAAGGAACTGCTGGGGCAGACGGCAGGGATGTAACCATTACAGCGGTGAACATTACCACTGGGGCGGTCAATACCACTTCGGCGGGGGGCACGGCAGGGAATGTTGACCTTACAGCGACCAACAGCGGGGGGATCTCGGCGGGCAATATTGTTGCGGGCTCAGTGTTCGCTATCTCCAATGGGGCGACACCCTTTAACTTCGGTGACATATCTGCCACTAATTCAATTCTTCTAGGCAAACCGACCGGCAGCCTAATTATAGGCAATCTATCGGCAACCACTGGCAACATTGGAGTGGGAACTACTGGTGGCGGAGGCATTAACGTCGATATTGGCAATGCCACCGCTGGTACATCAATCAACTTAGACGCTGGGATTGGTGGCACTATTACCACCGGCGATCTCTCTGCTGGCACTCAAGTCAATGCCTCTACTGGGGTAGGTGGTAACCTGACTACCGGTGCGATCTCCTCAGGGCCAGGGGTGTCTGGCCTCAGCATCAACCTTGAGGCCGATGAAATAGATTTCTTGGGTGGAGTCGGTACTATACGAGCCCCAGGCCAATTGCTGATTCAAACGGCTGACCTGAGCCAAGCTATTGCAGTCGGTGGCGCTGCCGATAGTGGCGCTGGAACGTTAGATCTTACAGCTACAGACCTGGCTGCCTTCGCCAACGGCTTTAGCAGCATCACCATTGGACGACCAGACAACGCCGGGGACATCAACCTCGCTGGCGATGTTACCTTTAGCGACCCGACTACCCTGCAAACCCTGGGCAGCATTGATACTACAGGTACTATGCTCAATGGCGTTGATGATGCCAGCCTAAACCTATTGGCGGGGTCAGGGGTAGATATTGGCGAGATCAATACAGTGGGCAGGTCGATCGTCATTGAGGGCGATCGCATTGGCAATAGTGAAGGCAGTGTGACAGTGGGTCAACCCATCACCACAGGCGGAGGAGATATCACCATCACCGGGGCCAGCACCGGGTTTACCATTTTTAGCACTGGTCGTGCCATTTTTATCGACAGCCAGGGCGCCATCAATAGCCAGGGAGGAAACATTTCCCTCACGGGCACCACCACCACGGCGGCTGAAGGAATTATCAGCTTTGCGCCCATCACTTCTGGCGGTGGGGATATTGTCTTGACGGGTAGTAGTTTTGGTGGCGGTGACGGAGTTAACCTGAGCTTTCTGACGAATAGCGTTGACTCTGGAGGTGGAGATATCACCATCACCGGCACCGGACTCAATACTGGCATTACTATCTCTAGCGGCGTTACGGTTGCAGCTGGGACGGGGAATGTTACTCTAAACGCTAATGACCTCTGGTTGGAAGGACTGATTAGCGGCAGCGGCAGTCTACAAATTCAGCTTCTGACGCCTTCCTTTCCCATTACTCTGGGCGGCACAGGTGACCCCATTAGAACAACATTCTTGAACCAGAATGAGATTAACCAGATAGGCAACGGCTTTAGCAATCGCACCATTGGGCAGGTGGGCAATACTGGCCCCATTACCCTAGAGTCCTTTACCCTCAGCAGCCCCCTCACCATTGTAGGCGGTGTACTAACTGGGCCAGGCCAAGATACAGCCTTTACTACTGCTCCAGACAGCAGCCTGGAGGTTGGGGGCTTTGGGGCAACTCTGCGCCTGCTCAACCCCACCGAGATCAGAGGTGGCAGCGGTGTGGCTAACACTGTGCTGGGCGGCGACGGCGACGACACCTTTACCGTCATTGGTGATGGCACCGCCCAGGTTGGAAATATTACCTTCTCGAACATCAGCGCCTTCGACGGCGGTGCAGGCTCTGACACACTAGCGGGCACCGGTGCCAATGACTACTTTGTGGTGAATAGCAGCAACGGCGGCTACACCCTGAATTCTAGTTTTCTTCAGGATATTAACTTTACTAACGTTGAAGCGATCGCCGCTGGGGGCGGGGCGCAGGACGTAGTTGAACTGGTGAGTGTACCCCTAGATCTGGCCGTCAGCGGCGACACGCTGTTCGTGACGAGTCAGGGCAGCGTAACGATTAATGCCAACGTGACCACTCCCGGCGATTTGATCGTATCTGCCAGCGCAGGCGATGTTGCTCAAACCGGTGGCCAGGTGACGGTGGGGGGCAGTACTAGCCTAGATGCCCCTGGCAATATTACCCTCGACGGCAGCAACGATTTTAATGCTGTGACCGTCACCAGCGGCCAGAATGTTACCCTGCGCGATCGCAACAGCCTCCAGCTCAACGAGCTGGTGTTTTCGGGCGGGTTGCAGGTAACGGCGGGCGGTAACCTCGCCGCCACAACCAACCTACAGCCCGGGAGCAGTACGTCGCCCATGGGCCTGTTCGCTACCGACAGTAGCCTGTTCGCTGCCGATAGCAGTATTCTCGCTACCGACAGTTTGGCAGGCATTAGCCTAACCAGTGGTGGCAGCCTGACTACCGCCAATATCGTCACCTTCGGCGGCCCCATCGCTCTCCAAGCTGGCGGAGCGATCACTAGCGGCAACCTCGATAGCAGCGGCAGCAATGGTGGCGCTGTGCGCTTGCAGGCGGGCGATTCCATTCAGGTTAATAGCATTAACGCCCAGGGCACCACCAGCGGCGGCACGATTACCGCCCTTACCCCCAGTACTTTCCGGGTTGTGGGCAGTTTTACCGACCAAAACGCGGTGACCGCCAGCCTCTCCACTGTGGGGGGCAGCCAGGGAGGTGAAATTCTGCTGGGCTATGGGGCTTCTACCTTTATCCTGGGCGATCCCAGCTTTAACGGCACCCTGGCGGCAATCACCACGGGCGATGTCACCCTGCTGCCCGATGTGGCTAACCCCATTCTGGGCAGCCGCATTTTTGGCCGCGGTCTGCCCGGTCAAATACAGTTCATTTCCTTTGGCGACATTCCGGTTGAGATCGAGCCCCCGCCTGATGAAATTGATCCCGTCCCCGATCCCCAGCGCGACCTGGAGACTATCGAAGAGAATGCCCCAGTATTCTTAACCAGTGCCGGAGACGTACTGGGACAAGAGCAGCTCAGCGAGGCCGAAGACTCGGCCAGTGGCGATTTTGCGGGCTACTTCGGCGATCTGATTAAATCGCCGCGATCGGTCAACCTTCAGCAGGCAAGGGCCACCCTGCGCGACATTGCGGCCCAGACGGGGGAAATGCCTGCGTTTATGTACGTGCGGCTGAACCGCGACGCTAAACCGGGGGAGGGAGGCGTTGAGCTGCTGTTGATAACCGCTGAGGGTGAACCCAGCCAGGTCAGGGTGCTCAACACCACTGCCGAGGAAGTGCTCAAAACCCAGGAGCAGCTGCGACGGCAGTTGACCAACCCCAGCTTGACCAACAACACCGCTTACTTAACGGCGGCCCAGCAGCTCTACGGTTGGCTAATCGCCCCCATCGAAGCGGAGCTGAAAGCGGTTGGAGTGACCAATATCGGGTTTGTCATGGATGCGGGTCTGCGCACCCTGCCTCTGGCGGCCCTCCACAATGGGGAGCGGTTTTTAATTGAAGACTACAGCCTGGGCCTGATTCCCAGCCTGGGGCTGATCGACCCTACCTACGTTGACCTCAATCGGCAAAACTCAACGCTGCTGGTGTCGGGGGCGTCGCAGTTTATCAACCAGCCGCCGCTGCTGGCCGCCGAGGTGGAAATGCAGACTCTGCAGTCTCTCTGGCCTAGTACTAAGGTGGCCGAAACCCGCTTTACGGTGAGCAATCTTCAGCGCGATCGCCGCCAAGCCCAAATTATTCACATGGCCACCCATGCTCAGTTTCTGCGCGGCGCTCCCAATAATTCTTACCTACAGTTCTTCGATAGCCGCCTGCGCCTTAACCAGGTGCCCGAGCTGGGCTGGTTTGACCCCCAGGTGGAGCTAGTTACTCTCAGCGCCTGCCAAACCGCCATAGGCAATGCCGATGCCGAACTGGGCTTTGCCGGGTTTGCTCTGCTGGCCGGAGCTAAATCGGCCTTGGCCAGTCTGTGGAAAGTGAACGACGAAGCCACCGCTGGACTGATGATCACGTTTTATCAATCCCTTGACCAAGAGGCGATTAAGGCAGAAGCCCTGCGCGAGGCCCAGCTGGCAATGGTGCGCGGCCAGGTTTATACCGAAAATGGCCAGCTGATCTGGCCTAGTGGGTCTTTGGCCCTGCCCCCCGACCTGGTGATAGACGGCCGACAAGACCTGAGTCATCCTTTCTACTGGGCAGCCTTTACCATGGTAGGCAGCCCGTGGTAG
- a CDS encoding SDR family oxidoreductase: MTNPLHVLVTGATGRTGAIAVQKLQQRPEQFVVKGFARSEAKVQELFGTTEGFELGDVSDRDRLRTALADCDALVILTSAIPQMKAPPEPGQRPEFTYPEGGTPEQVDYHGQINQIEAAKAAGVKHIVLVGSMGGTNEQHPLNRMANGNILIWKRKAEAYLIDSGLDYTIIRAGGLQDQPGGQRELIVGKDDQLLANPPDGISTSIPRADVAEVVVQALLAPTARNKAFDVISKPEGTPRAVVTTDFDALFAQATPGL, from the coding sequence ATGACCAATCCCCTCCACGTATTAGTGACTGGTGCCACAGGGCGCACGGGAGCGATCGCTGTTCAAAAACTTCAGCAGCGGCCAGAGCAGTTTGTGGTCAAAGGGTTTGCCCGCTCTGAGGCGAAGGTGCAAGAACTGTTTGGCACAACGGAGGGGTTTGAGCTGGGGGATGTGAGCGATCGCGATCGCCTCCGAACCGCGCTGGCCGATTGCGATGCCCTAGTGATTCTCACCAGCGCTATCCCCCAAATGAAAGCTCCGCCAGAGCCGGGACAGCGGCCCGAGTTTACCTATCCCGAGGGGGGAACGCCCGAGCAGGTTGACTACCACGGCCAGATAAACCAGATCGAGGCTGCTAAAGCCGCCGGAGTAAAGCACATCGTTCTAGTCGGTTCCATGGGTGGCACCAATGAGCAACACCCCCTCAACCGCATGGCCAACGGCAACATTCTGATCTGGAAGCGCAAGGCAGAAGCCTATTTGATCGACTCTGGCCTCGACTACACCATCATTCGGGCGGGGGGGCTGCAAGATCAGCCGGGCGGCCAGCGAGAGCTGATTGTCGGCAAAGATGACCAGCTGCTAGCCAATCCTCCTGACGGCATTTCCACCTCCATTCCCCGCGCTGATGTGGCAGAGGTGGTGGTGCAAGCGTTGCTAGCGCCCACCGCCCGCAATAAAGCCTTTGACGTGATCTCTAAACCAGAGGGCACGCCCAGAGCTGTAGTTACCACAGATTTTGACGCTCTCTTTGCCCAAGCCACCCCAGGCCTGTAG